One Hyphomicrobiales bacterium DNA segment encodes these proteins:
- a CDS encoding NADH:ubiquinone oxidoreductase subunit NDUFA12 (Provides the input to the respiratory chain from the NAD-linked dehydrogenases of the citric acid cycle. The complex couples the oxidation of NADH and the reduction of ubiquinone, to the generation of a proton gradient which is then used for ATP synthesis) translates to MKNLLLQIFTWWNGQTLGTRFFTWRKGTFVGEDEFGNRYYKNENIPPFGERRWVIYNGVAEASAIPPGWHGWMHHRVDVAPVDEDYKPREWEKAHQPNLTGTPGAYRPRGSILSGDNRPTVSGDYDAWSPGA, encoded by the coding sequence ATGAAAAACCTTCTTCTGCAAATCTTCACATGGTGGAACGGCCAGACCCTTGGCACGCGCTTCTTCACGTGGCGCAAGGGGACCTTCGTCGGCGAAGACGAGTTCGGCAACCGCTATTACAAGAACGAGAACATTCCGCCGTTCGGTGAGCGCCGCTGGGTCATCTACAATGGTGTCGCCGAAGCGAGTGCGATCCCGCCGGGCTGGCATGGCTGGATGCATCACCGGGTCGACGTTGCTCCGGTCGATGAAGACTACAAGCCGCGCGAGTGGGAAAAAGCCCATCAGCCGAACCTGACCGGAACGCCCGGCGCCTATCGGCCGCGCGGTTCGATCCTTTCCGGCGACAATCGTCCGACCGTGTCGGGCGACTACGACGCCTGGTCGCCGGGCGCCTGA
- a CDS encoding response regulator, protein MTHHLAYGLSTQDLDIVVVEDSKPMQTVMRSILAPMRPTRIRVYDSAESALQAMIQDPPNLIITDYRLGQVSGYGLLRTIRQQHMQPLSFVPVIFVTAHATRELVEKTLRGGAQHLLVKPLAPARLQQCIQWLLEDDRIMLSDEEGSIHVDGVERKLDQDRERWQTAERARAYHRHMDKLAEEFQVEVDTIISDPEREDGDIPAPMPEPLPMVAEEPEQPADIEPETVEPPPARAPTFAPVRPRAPTSDFADVVRRCRQVSQTGQGAA, encoded by the coding sequence ATGACGCACCATTTGGCCTACGGCCTTTCGACTCAGGACCTCGACATCGTCGTGGTCGAGGATTCGAAGCCGATGCAGACGGTTATGCGCTCGATTCTGGCGCCCATGCGCCCGACGCGCATCCGTGTCTACGACTCGGCCGAATCCGCCCTGCAGGCGATGATTCAGGATCCGCCGAATCTGATCATCACCGATTACCGACTCGGTCAGGTGTCCGGTTACGGCTTGCTGCGCACGATCCGCCAGCAACACATGCAGCCGCTCAGCTTCGTGCCGGTCATTTTCGTCACCGCGCATGCGACGCGTGAGCTTGTGGAAAAGACCCTGCGCGGCGGCGCTCAGCATCTGCTGGTGAAACCGCTGGCACCAGCGCGCCTGCAACAGTGCATTCAGTGGCTGCTGGAAGACGATCGCATCATGCTGTCGGACGAAGAGGGCAGCATCCATGTCGACGGCGTCGAGCGCAAACTCGATCAGGACCGCGAACGCTGGCAGACGGCGGAACGCGCGCGTGCCTACCATCGCCACATGGACAAGCTCGCCGAGGAATTCCAGGTCGAGGTCGACACGATCATATCCGACCCCGAACGCGAGGATGGCGATATCCCGGCGCCCATGCCCGAGCCCTTGCCGATGGTGGCAGAGGAGCCTGAGCAGCCGGCGGATATTGAGCCCGAAACCGTCGAACCGCCGCCGGCGCGTGCACCGACTTTCGCACCTGTGCGGCCGCGAGCGCCGACGAGCGATTTCGCCGATGTGGTCCGCCGTTGCCGGCAGGTGTCGCAGACTGGACAAGGGGCGGCCTAA
- a CDS encoding ribonucleoside-diphosphate reductase, adenosylcobalamin-dependent, giving the protein MRIERRYTTKGRSPYADIEFRSATSEIRNPDGSIVFRLDDIEVPAAWSQVASDILAQKYFRKAGVPAHLACFEESTVPSWLWRSIPDENKLAELGDDDRMTGERSAKQVFDRLAGTWTYWGWKGGYFDGEEDARAFFDELRFMLATQKIAPNSPQWFNTGLHWAYGIDGPSQGHHYVDFRTGELVASESAYEHPQPHACFIQSVGDDLVNDGGIMDLWTREARLFKYGSGTGSNFSRLRGEGEPLSGGGRSSGLMSFLKIGDRAAGAIKSGGTTRRAAKMVVVDVDHPDIETYVNWKVKEEQKVAALVTGSKICAKHLTAIMRACVNCQGSGNDCFDPHKNPALKREIRAAKKALVPENYIRRVIQFAKQGYTQIEFPTYDTDWDSEAYLTVSGQNSNNSVRVTDGFLEAVEADGDWDLMQRTTNKVHKTIKARELWEQIGYAAWASADPGIQFHTTINDWHTCPAAGEIQASNPCSEYMFLDDTACNLASLNLMQFRDQSKRFDVVSFEHAVRLWTVVLEISVLMAQFPSKRIAELSYEYRTLGLGYANIGGLLMSSGLPYDSEEGRALAGAITALMTGVSYATSAEMAGELGTFPGYAPNSDSMLRVIRNHRRAAHGVAEGYEELSTDPVPLDHGACPDGRIVEAACHAWDRALELGEEHGYRNAQVSVIAPTGTIGLVMDCDTTGIEPDFALVKFKKLAGGGYFKIINRAVPEALGSLGYDEAQIRAIVDYAVGRGTLKDAPGINHQTLTAKGFTGDALDKVEKALGSAFDIKFVFNKWTLGEEFCTKTLEVPAEKMTDPGFDILSHLGFSKSEIDAANVYCCGAMTLEGAPQLKDEHLPVFDCANPCGRIGKRYLSVESHIRMMAAAQPFISGAISKTINMANDATVEDCMNAYELSWRLALKANALYRDGSKLSQPLNSQLLADDEDDAEDAAEALLAESANGRAAAVAERIVERIIERHVRDREKLPDRRKGYTQKAIVGGHKVYLRTGEYNDGRLGEIFIDMHKEGAAFRSLMNNFAIAVSLGLQYGVPLDEYVDAFTFTRFEPAGLVQGNEAIKNATSILDYVFRELAVSYLARHDLAHVDPNDIGNTAMGSGVIEGKPAEHVVSKGLVRGRTERFRVLTGEPKGEAGAGAKASGNTVTTLAKGTVVSATGGNTATAFKRDIDADEALDPAPAIDTPPEGETRVSPDVADRVALARLKGYEGEACGECGNFTMVRNGTCLKCDTCGSTSGCS; this is encoded by the coding sequence ATGCGGATCGAGCGGCGCTACACCACGAAAGGCCGGTCACCTTATGCGGATATCGAATTCCGCTCGGCAACGAGTGAAATTCGCAATCCCGACGGGTCGATCGTCTTTCGGCTCGACGACATTGAAGTACCGGCGGCGTGGTCGCAGGTAGCCAGCGACATTCTGGCTCAGAAGTACTTCCGCAAGGCCGGCGTGCCGGCGCATCTGGCCTGCTTCGAGGAATCGACGGTTCCCTCCTGGCTGTGGCGCTCGATCCCCGACGAGAACAAGCTCGCCGAGCTTGGTGACGACGACCGCATGACCGGCGAACGCTCCGCCAAGCAGGTTTTCGACCGTCTCGCCGGCACCTGGACCTACTGGGGCTGGAAGGGCGGCTATTTCGACGGTGAGGAAGACGCCCGCGCCTTCTTCGACGAGTTGCGCTTCATGCTCGCCACCCAGAAGATCGCCCCCAACTCGCCGCAATGGTTTAACACCGGCCTGCACTGGGCCTATGGCATCGACGGCCCGAGCCAGGGCCATCACTATGTCGACTTCCGGACCGGCGAACTGGTCGCCTCGGAATCGGCCTACGAACATCCGCAGCCGCATGCCTGCTTCATCCAGTCGGTCGGCGACGACCTCGTCAATGACGGCGGCATCATGGATCTGTGGACCCGTGAGGCCCGCCTGTTCAAATACGGTTCGGGCACCGGCTCCAACTTCTCCCGCCTGCGCGGCGAAGGCGAACCGCTGTCGGGCGGCGGTCGCTCCTCCGGTCTGATGAGCTTCCTCAAGATCGGCGACCGCGCCGCCGGCGCCATCAAATCGGGCGGCACCACCCGCCGCGCCGCCAAAATGGTCGTCGTCGACGTCGATCACCCCGACATCGAGACCTATGTGAACTGGAAGGTGAAGGAAGAGCAGAAGGTCGCGGCCCTCGTCACCGGCTCGAAAATCTGCGCCAAGCACCTCACCGCCATTATGCGCGCCTGCGTCAATTGCCAGGGCTCGGGCAACGACTGCTTCGATCCGCACAAGAACCCGGCGCTGAAGCGCGAGATCCGCGCTGCCAAGAAGGCGCTGGTGCCGGAAAACTACATCCGTCGCGTCATCCAGTTCGCCAAGCAGGGTTACACCCAGATCGAGTTCCCGACATACGACACCGACTGGGATTCGGAAGCCTATCTGACGGTTTCGGGCCAGAACTCGAACAACTCGGTGCGCGTCACCGACGGCTTCCTCGAAGCGGTCGAGGCCGACGGCGACTGGGATCTGATGCAGCGCACCACCAACAAGGTGCACAAGACCATCAAGGCGCGCGAGCTGTGGGAACAGATCGGCTACGCCGCATGGGCCTCGGCCGATCCGGGTATCCAGTTCCACACCACCATCAACGACTGGCACACCTGCCCGGCGGCCGGTGAGATCCAGGCCTCCAACCCGTGCTCGGAATACATGTTCCTTGACGACACGGCCTGTAACCTCGCCTCGCTCAACCTGATGCAGTTCCGCGACCAGTCGAAGCGCTTCGACGTCGTCTCCTTCGAGCATGCCGTGCGGCTGTGGACCGTCGTCCTCGAAATCTCGGTGCTGATGGCGCAGTTCCCGTCCAAACGCATCGCCGAACTCTCCTATGAGTACCGCACGCTTGGCCTCGGTTACGCCAATATCGGCGGCCTCTTGATGTCGTCGGGCCTGCCTTACGACTCCGAGGAAGGCCGCGCGCTGGCCGGTGCCATCACTGCCCTGATGACCGGTGTGTCCTACGCCACCAGTGCCGAAATGGCCGGTGAGCTCGGCACCTTCCCGGGCTACGCCCCGAACAGCGACTCGATGCTGCGGGTTATCCGCAACCATCGCCGCGCCGCGCATGGCGTGGCCGAAGGCTACGAAGAGCTGTCGACCGACCCGGTGCCGCTCGACCACGGCGCCTGCCCGGATGGGCGGATCGTCGAGGCGGCCTGCCACGCCTGGGATCGCGCGCTCGAACTGGGCGAAGAGCATGGCTACCGCAACGCCCAGGTCTCGGTGATCGCCCCGACCGGCACCATCGGCCTGGTGATGGATTGCGACACCACTGGCATCGAACCGGACTTCGCGCTGGTGAAGTTCAAGAAGCTCGCCGGCGGCGGCTACTTCAAGATCATCAACCGCGCGGTTCCCGAGGCTCTCGGCTCGCTCGGCTATGATGAAGCCCAGATCCGCGCCATCGTCGACTACGCGGTCGGCCGCGGCACGCTGAAGGACGCCCCCGGCATCAACCACCAGACGCTGACGGCGAAAGGCTTCACCGGCGACGCGCTCGACAAGGTCGAGAAGGCGCTCGGCTCGGCCTTCGACATCAAGTTCGTCTTCAACAAGTGGACGCTCGGCGAGGAGTTCTGCACCAAGACGCTGGAAGTCCCGGCCGAAAAGATGACGGATCCGGGCTTCGACATCCTCAGCCATCTCGGCTTCTCAAAGAGCGAGATCGACGCTGCGAACGTCTATTGCTGCGGAGCCATGACGCTTGAGGGCGCGCCTCAGCTCAAGGACGAGCATCTCCCCGTCTTCGACTGCGCCAACCCGTGCGGCCGTATCGGCAAGCGCTACCTCTCGGTGGAAAGCCACATCCGCATGATGGCCGCGGCACAGCCGTTCATCTCGGGCGCCATTTCCAAGACCATCAACATGGCCAACGACGCCACGGTCGAGGATTGCATGAACGCCTACGAGCTGTCCTGGCGGCTCGCGCTGAAGGCCAACGCACTCTACCGCGACGGCTCCAAGCTCTCGCAGCCGCTCAACTCGCAGTTGCTGGCCGACGACGAGGACGATGCGGAAGACGCGGCCGAAGCGTTGCTCGCCGAATCCGCCAATGGCCGCGCAGCAGCCGTTGCCGAACGCATCGTCGAGCGCATCATCGAACGTCACGTGCGCGATCGCGAAAAGCTGCCCGACCGCCGCAAGGGCTACACCCAGAAGGCCATCGTTGGCGGCCACAAGGTCTACCTGCGCACCGGCGAATACAATGACGGCCGCCTCGGCGAGATCTTCATCGACATGCACAAGGAAGGCGCGGCCTTCCGCTCGCTGATGAACAACTTCGCCATCGCCGTCTCGCTCGGCCTGCAGTACGGCGTGCCGCTCGACGAATATGTCGATGCCTTCACCTTCACCCGCTTCGAGCCGGCGGGTCTGGTTCAGGGCAACGAGGCGATCAAGAACGCGACGTCGATCCTCGACTATGTGTTCCGCGAACTGGCCGTCTCCTACCTCGCCCGCCACGACCTCGCCCATGTCGACCCCAACGACATCGGCAACACCGCGATGGGCTCCGGCGTCATCGAGGGCAAGCCCGCCGAACACGTCGTCTCGAAGGGTCTGGTGCGCGGCCGCACCGAGCGCTTCCGCGTGCTCACCGGCGAGCCGAAGGGTGAAGCCGGCGCCGGCGCCAAGGCCTCCGGCAACACGGTGACGACGCTTGCCAAGGGAACCGTCGTGTCCGCCACCGGCGGCAACACGGCAACCGCCTTCAAGCGCGACATCGATGCCGACGAAGCGCTTGATCCGGCACCGGCGATCGACACCCCGCCCGAGGGTGAAACCAGGGTATCGCCGGATGTCGCCGACCGCGTCGCGCTGGCCCGCCTGAAGGGCTACGAGGGCGAGGCCTGCGGCGAATGCGGCAACTTCACCATGGTGCGCAACGGGACCTGCCTGAAGTGCGACACCTGCGGTTCGACGAGCGGCTGCTCCTGA
- a CDS encoding amino acid-binding protein: MQPFHHWRTALSIAACLAFTAPAAAADIVVGVPSWPSAQVTANVIASVIKTDLGVETELVDRGTMGILSGMATGETHIHPEVWFPNHKQAVERFNAKSNSIRVSPQGVAATQNLCVTEATAQNTGITNVADLANPKIAAQFDTDGDGKGEMWIGDQGWSSTNIERVRARSYGYDKTMTLLVEKEEVAMAAVDVAVSLEQPIVFYCYSPHHVFDLHKIRKLAEPAHDPATWTIVAPAADSDWLAKSKAETAWDLSHFHIAYAALLDAEHPKVAGFLRRITLEPEDAAAMSYAVQVERKTPADAAAEWIAANRNRIEEWVR, translated from the coding sequence ATGCAACCGTTTCACCATTGGCGGACCGCACTGTCCATCGCCGCATGCCTCGCCTTCACGGCACCGGCCGCGGCGGCCGACATCGTCGTCGGCGTCCCTTCCTGGCCGTCCGCGCAGGTAACGGCAAACGTGATAGCCTCCGTCATCAAAACCGATCTCGGCGTCGAGACGGAACTCGTCGACCGCGGCACCATGGGCATTCTCTCAGGGATGGCGACCGGCGAGACCCATATCCATCCCGAAGTCTGGTTCCCCAACCACAAGCAGGCGGTCGAGCGGTTCAACGCCAAGTCCAATTCTATCCGGGTCAGCCCGCAGGGCGTCGCCGCGACTCAGAACCTGTGCGTCACCGAAGCGACCGCACAAAACACCGGCATCACAAACGTCGCCGATCTTGCCAACCCGAAGATCGCAGCACAATTCGACACCGACGGCGACGGCAAGGGCGAAATGTGGATTGGCGATCAGGGCTGGTCATCGACCAATATCGAGCGGGTTCGCGCCAGGAGCTACGGCTACGACAAGACGATGACGCTGCTGGTCGAGAAGGAAGAGGTGGCGATGGCGGCCGTCGATGTCGCCGTGTCGCTCGAGCAGCCGATCGTCTTCTACTGCTACAGCCCGCATCACGTCTTTGACCTGCACAAGATCCGCAAGCTCGCCGAACCGGCGCACGATCCGGCGACATGGACCATCGTCGCGCCGGCAGCGGACAGCGACTGGCTGGCCAAATCGAAAGCCGAAACCGCGTGGGATCTCTCCCATTTCCACATTGCCTACGCAGCTTTGCTCGACGCCGAGCACCCCAAGGTCGCGGGTTTCCTGCGCCGCATCACTCTGGAGCCCGAGGACGCCGCAGCGATGAGCTATGCCGTTCAGGTCGAACGCAAGACACCCGCCGACGCAGCCGCAGAATGGATCGCTGCCAACCGGAACCGCATCGAGGAGTGGGTACGATGA
- a CDS encoding L,D-transpeptidase, whose product MNLFRRNRPQNDNRTTQTAARHGTTARRGIAWALVALTIVAGTGVAFAQAFRSEIFDPQTRKWVKYDVRKAKSYYKMNGGVPEDFKRQLVTFRTAEKPGTIIIDGNRHFLYLVQPGFKAIRYGIGVGKEGFGWAGIVKIGRKAEWPTWTPPAEMIERSPFAAKYKDGMPGGPDNPLGPRAMYLYEGNTDTIYRIHGTTEPWSIGLNISSGCIRLNNDDIVDLFDRVEVGAKVVVLMQGAALYRGI is encoded by the coding sequence ATGAACCTCTTCCGCCGCAATCGGCCGCAAAACGACAATCGGACCACACAAACGGCTGCACGGCACGGCACCACGGCGCGCCGCGGTATCGCCTGGGCGCTGGTCGCACTGACCATTGTTGCCGGCACAGGCGTCGCCTTTGCACAGGCCTTCCGCTCCGAGATCTTCGACCCGCAGACGCGCAAATGGGTCAAGTACGACGTCCGCAAGGCCAAGTCCTATTACAAGATGAACGGCGGCGTTCCCGAGGATTTCAAGCGCCAGCTTGTGACCTTCCGTACGGCGGAGAAACCCGGCACCATCATCATCGATGGCAACCGTCATTTCCTCTATCTCGTGCAGCCCGGCTTCAAGGCGATCCGCTATGGCATCGGCGTCGGCAAGGAGGGCTTCGGCTGGGCCGGCATCGTCAAGATCGGCCGCAAGGCGGAATGGCCGACCTGGACGCCGCCCGCCGAGATGATCGAACGCAGCCCGTTCGCCGCCAAGTACAAGGACGGCATGCCGGGCGGCCCGGACAACCCGCTCGGACCCCGCGCGATGTATCTCTACGAAGGCAATACGGACACGATCTACCGCATTCACGGCACGACCGAGCCGTGGTCGATCGGCCTCAACATTTCATCCGGCTGCATCCGCTTGAACAATGACGACATCGTCGACCTGTTCGACCGGGTCGAGGTCGGCGCAAAGGTGGTGGTGCTGATGCAGGGCGCCGCGCTTTACCGGGGAATCTGA